The genomic DNA CTGTGTTAATGGTGGTGGCATCTTAGGCagtgggtggcaggtgggggtggcATTCCCCAGCACACACGCTCCAGGGACCCCCGCTGTCCCCTCGCAGGGCCTGGGAAGGAGCCAGGGGCCACTGCAGTGCCAGCGACGGCCACCTGGGGGCAGCGATGCCCAGCCCAAGCCCACACTCCCTCACCTGAACTCAGGTGGCACCCCTACCTGGGGACTGCGGGGCTCCGCTGACCCGAGAGACCCTAGCTCACCCCTGCCCCCGCATTGGACAGACGGGGAGACCGAGACCCAATAGGAGCCTACAGATGAGGCTCCCATGCCACACGGGGAGCACCCGGGTCTCATCACGCTGCCCTCCCAGCCTGTCTTGCTTGTGTGTGTCTCCACTCCGGGGAGGACCTGGGGGGGCTCTAGGGTGCATCCATCTGGAACCCGCACAGAGGCGGGGTCACTCCCCGTGCACACCTTCCTCTGAGCTTGCCTGGTGGGGTGGCTGCGTGGGCGAGGGGGCAGGACCTGCATCCTGTCCCCCAACCTGACCTGGTCTCCCCCTCCACCCAGCCTGTGTGCCTTGGGAGACTCCCTGGGAGATGAATCAGCATCTCATGGGCTTGTCGTGAGGATTTCCTAAGTATCTGTAAAGCACTTAGAGTAAACCCTGCTGATAGGAGGTGGCATCACACTCAACCTCTCCCATTAGGAAGGGtctcctggggggcggggggcctctGACAGGGCCCGGGAGCCACCTGAGCAAGTGTTGCCCCAGGACCAGGTGACACagtccccttcctccttctcccaggccctccccaccccctccaccgaCCAACAAGAACCGCACACACATAAGAATAtagaattttatcttattttagttaaaaaaaataattgtaccaCCAAATGAAGAAGTAGCTTTCTTTGGGGGAAGgtgagaagggaagggggaaaaaaaaagagcaataagccaaagaaaaagaactttttatattCATCTGTATAAACATATCCGCTAAGGCAAACGCAATCCCGGGCCAAGGCTGCCGCACTGGGGTCAGTACCTCCTAATTTCCGCAGGTTCTaaggccaaaaaaataaaacctctgcaAATCCAACAGTTTTGTGGACTCTGGGGGcattttactaaaataaagagTTATCAAGTTTAAAAAGCAGTGACATTGTCATGACACACATCGGAAGTTGCATAACCGCGGCCTCGACGGCCATTCACTTGTTTAGACGGGGTGACGGGCACAGTTTCACGACACGGCAACGGACACGGACACACGCACGGACACGCGCACACGTGGGTGAGCACACTGGGAGCTGTGTGGGACCGGGCTGGTGGCGCAGGCTGGGCCGCAGCCCGtctggggaggggcacagggagggctGGGGTCCCCATGCTTCCTCAGCGGGTGGGGGGACGGGACACGTCCCATCGCTGCTGACGAGGCGGTGCACGTCACTCGGGGAAGGATGGCGCGAAGGGGCCGAGCGAGGCCCCTGGTCCCCACCGCCTGGTCCGCGCAAACCACTTAAAGCACTTCTTGGACGCGTCCCGGGGATCGGAGCCGGGCGCTGGTTCCTTCCCTGCGAAGGGGCCAATCCCTCGTCCCCACCCTGCTCTCCCTGGACCCCCGGAGCGGCCTTCCCTCCCACGATGCCTGGCATGGCCGGCAGAGCGGGGGCCCGTGAGGTAGATTGGCacagctgccccccaccctgcctggcTGGGGTCCCCACGTGAGCGTCCTGGGTCCCTTTGCCAAAAGAGAAGCATGCTGCCCCCACTGCACCCCACACCCCCGCAAgcgggaggaggcagggctggagagaacaggtggggtggggagcccccAGTGCCTCTGATGAGCCCCTTAGGTCCCGCTCTGCTGCAGAGCTGGAGCCCCCCCAGTTCTCGCTGTCTGCCCTCCCCCTGTCTTGGAAGTGGCTGTGGGGCCCCAGGACAGGCGGCCTGTGGGCGGGGAGGAAGGGAGTGTATGGAGGGCGGGCACCCCGGGGTTGggggggccagggccaggagcCGGGCGGGCAGAGGGGCGGCCAGGGGGCGAGAGACACGCAGGGATGGCGGGGGAGGGCCGGCAAGGAGCCCGCGCTTGCACCCGGCCTCGGGAACAGCGTGGGGAGCAGGGGCCGGGCCACCTGGGGCACCCCTCAGCTGGCTCCGTTCACAGACTTTGTAGGTTTTCAGTACGGTCCCTTCGACAGAGCCCAGGATCAGGCTTGGCCTCCAGTCTGCCCGCCCCTGCTGGCTGGGcgccggggtggggggccgggcgggggccgggggtcAGGCCGCAGCCCCTTGCTACTTGAACGTGGACTGCAGCTCCTTGAAGGCTGCCTTCCGCTGCTTCATCTCCTccgcctgcttcttcctctcctcctgctccgcCTTGATCTCCTCCTCGAAGCGGCTGGACACGTTGATGGCCTGCACCTGCAgtgggcaggggcgcggggggcggtcAGGGAGGGGTCTGCGCCTCCTCCGGGCTCTCCGGCCCACCCTGCGGCCCTCCGCCTGCCGGCCCCTGCACCGCTCTCGCCTCTCACTAGCTCTGGCCCCGGCCCAGGTGCTTcactggcctctctgagccttagttttctgcTCAGGGCTGCGGCTCAGTAACAGACTCGTGGATTCGCTGCGTGGACTGCAAGCTGGAACGTGCATTCGGTAGCTGCTGCCTAGAGTGAGTCCCCTGTGGGAGCTTTGatgttgctctttttttaagaaaaatttatttattggaggggaTTGGAGAGCACGAgttgggggagcagcagagggaggagaggaagcagcaggcttcccgctgagctgggagctggacgcagggctcgatcccaggaccctgaggtcatgacctgagcccaaggcagatgcttaacagactgagccacccgggtggccCCTCATGTTGCCATTCTTATCCTGTTTCCTGTCCTGGGACGCCCAGCTGCAAACTAGGTCCCACTGATAAGCCCGGGCACATCCCATCAACCCCAGAAGCtgaggctggggggcgggggcggccttCAGAAGGACTGTTCCTGGCcaacacgggcagagggagaagcagggaaaagCAGGTGTCCCGGGAGGTCAGAACCCAGGAGCTGCCCCGAGCTGTGCTGCACCAGGAGCAGGATGCCCGTGCGGGTGGGCGCCTCTGGGGGCCACATGCCCTGCAGGCTGGGGCTGGCGGTGCCGGGGTCCCTGTGAGGCCTGGGAGTAGCACCGACCGTGCTTCTGGGCCTGCTCCGCCATCCTGTGGGCCGCCCTTCAAGGACCGGCCCTCTGGGGGTCGTGGTTCTGGGTGCCCCAGGGCGGCACTGAGTGGTCCGTGTCTGCTCTTCATGCTACACACCCTGCACGCGCCGTGGGGATCACAGCCCGGATGGAAGGGGTCAGCGCCCCCGTCTCCAGTCTCAGCAGGGACCACGGACCCTTGAGCCAACCCGCGTCCTTGAGGTGGGGTCAAGGCGCCCCCCACCCTCCGGCTCCTCACCTTGGCCTCAAAGAAGCTCTTGGCCCCCTTGACGCCCTCGGTGGAGACATCGATCTCGGAGAGGCGGGCGAGCACGTGCAGCCCGCTGTCCTCCTGCAGCTCCCCGGCCGCCGCCTTGCGGAAGATCAGGAGGAACTGCGGCAGGGAGAGAAGCACGGTGTCAGGGAGGAGCCAGAGGTCAGGGCTCGGGTGGCCCATCCGTACAGCGGGAGACAAGGCGACCCACCTCCTGCTCTCCCAGGGGCTCCCGCAGGCAGGAGCGAGGAGCACCCTCCCCACCGAGTCCTACAGGTACAGGATGGTGGAGGACGCAGAGACAAGGGAAAGCCCTGCCCCGGATCTCAGCAGCAGAGAGTGGCGGACGAAGGGTCTGTCCCGACTCCAGAGCATCACCTTGCACCCTCCTGGACTCGTCCTCCCCAGCACCTTtctcctgccctgtcccctctGTGCGTCTTGCTCCTTCTTCCAGGGAGGACACCCCTGTCATTCGCCCTAGGctgcctgggatccagtcccgttaTCCGGCTGTGAGCCCCCATTTCCTCCTGCACAGAACAGGCTTGCTCACGGCTCCTGTCCCTGGGAGTCCAGAGACCGAGCCCCGGAGGGTGAAGccacccagcgcagagcctggcCCCTCTCAAACGCAGTGCCTGTCGCTCCCTCCACCTGTCCCCTCTTCTCCTGAGTCTCAGCATTTCACTCTCTGGGCGTCTCCCCTCTACACTCCACACCCCGTGGAGCCCTCCAGGGTCAGGGATCCACAAGTCACTCAGGTGCTGACCATGTGCAGGAACAGATGCCCCCCGTCCCCCCACGGGGAGCGGGCTCACCTCCCGGAAGCTGAGCTTGCTGTCGAAATCCTCATCCACCTCCTTGATCATGTTTTTCAGGCCCAGGTGGGTCTGCGGGGCTCCGAGCTTCTCCATCATCAGCTTCAGCTCCATCAGGTCGATGAAGCCATCCCGGCCGGCGTCGTACCTGTGGCAGCAAAGGCAGAGGCTAAGGACATCCCGACACCTCACACCTGACCGGCCAGAGCGCCCTAGGCCGGACGGCAAGGAGCCCGTCACCCTGGAAGGGACCTCTGTCTAGGTGAAGTCCTGGGGTGTAGTTACTGCTTGGTTACCTCTGATGACGAGGAACTCCCCACCTGGCCTGCAGCCTCTTACATGCTAACCTTTGGGCAAGGAAGAGGCGTAAGGAAGCTGAAGCCACAGCCTCCCTGTACTAAATGGGCTGGGAACCAGCAGGGAGAACTAATTCACGATACCACCGGGGTACGGGGtcgggtgtgggggtgggggtgacaggctCTGACGTGGTCTTCTCCAGGGCCGCCTGGCATCTCTCCCCCACTCCTGTCTCCGCCCAGAAAGCAGAGGGTAGTACGTGTTGCAGGGCAGGGCCACAGCAAGGAGGTCAGAGGAGGGAGGTCCACTTCCAGAAGGCCTGGGGTCACTTCAGGGACTGGCTTGCACTGGACGGGGCTGGGACAGCGATTCGGTGATAAAAGTGTGTCTGCACGTTGCAGGTCTCTCTGTCCCCAGCAGATACGGGGACAGCACGTGTCTAAATGCGCCTCCCAGTTGGCCTCCTTGTGGTCAGAGCCTGGGCCGGAGACGGCCTCGGGGCTcggtccccccccccctccccgggcctgtCAGCATGACGGATGTGGGCTCTTATCAGGCTCACGAGCACCTGCCCTGACCGCCTCCCCGTGGGTGGTGGGAGAGGAGTGGCCTCAGGGCTAAAAGGGGCTTTTCAGGGGCCTAAGAAGCTTGGGTCACCCCAGGCCTCAAGCTGCCTGTGTGAGAGCGACAGAGGGGCCCGAGCTGCAGAAACCGACGGCCCGGTCTTGGGGCCCCTGCGTAAACACACATCTCGTTTCTGCCCCCTCCTCGCGGCCCCCCACTTCCCTGCCCCCCTCTAGTTATATATAAGCCCCGCACGGCCTTGAGCACCTCACAGAAGCCACCTTTTGAAATCTGCCTTTGTAACAGGATCTTTACCCACTTCACTGCACCCAGTCCCCGTAAGAACCTTACTGTATagtggaggctcagaggggttcagtgacctgcccaaggtcacggagcaggaaaggaagggggtgggagcCCAGCTCCTAAACCTGCCCATCTGCGCCCAGCCGCTTCCAGGTGTCCCGGGGCTGCCAGCAGAAGGGTGTCTGCCCGGGAGCACCGCGCCCCGTGTTGGTGCGAGGGGTATAAATAGTTCACAGACGAGTCCGTGGTTGGAAGTGATGCACGAGGGGTTCTAGGAACCCTGCAGGGAACACAGGGTCCTGAAGCCTTTTCCCCCATGGGGTTGGAGGGGTGCAGAGCGGGGCAGATGGGCCACAGGTCCCCTCGTCGGGAGGTGCCGGGGCTGCGGTGGGAGCCGATGTGAGCGCTTGTGTAGACGGCTGCAGGCCTCAGAGGGTCAGGCAGGTATACACCCGCTCCAGGCTCCGCCTCGGGCTGGGGGGGCCCTGTGGGCTGCACGGCAGAGGCCCCTCCTTCCGCGTCGAGTCTGGGAAGGGGCTGGCTGGCGTGGCCCCTAGGGACCGGTCCCAGAGCCATCCCAGTGAGGGCGCCAGGCGTTCCTGGGCCAAGCGGGGCCGGAGCAGACTGCCTGGGTCCCCGCAGCCCCTGCCACCCGAGCCCCCAGCAGAGTGTGATGGGGACTCTCAGGCCAGGGCACCGTGGGGGCGGGCTGAACTTCTCCACGGCATGCACggagcacagtgcccagcactgGGGTCGGGGGACCCCAGAACTGGCAGCTTGACGATCGCTATAATGAGCCTCGTCTCCTTTatgaagcacctactatgtgccaggcatttttccTTCACGACCTCTGTGCTCAGCAATCCTGGGAGGTCGGGATTATTTCCCCATGTGACCTCGCTGTAGGGGTGAGGGCGCTGGCCTGGGGGCCGGCTGGCCACGGACTCACACCCCACCCCCGTGCTTCCCACACTGCTCTCtgccccacctgcctctcccGAGCCCCAGCTTCCTTTACTGCCCGCGTCTGTGGGTTTCCCCCGCAGCTGGGGGTGGCTTGCTTTCAGAGGAAGTAGAGATAGGATGTCTGAACTTGGACAGAGACCTTGGCTCTCTATTTGTTGGTCTCTGGCGGCTGCCAGGCCCGGCTGGGCTGTAGCTTTATCCGCGGCTTGAACTGCTGCCTGCATCAATCACAGGTCAATCAATTATTGGGTCTGGGCTCTCTCCCGGGCGGGCTCTGGCCCCCAGGGGGGCAATGCAGGGGCTGGTCCCAGTGCCAGCAGATCAACTGCCAAGGGGGGGCAACAGAGGTCAGGAAGGGGCCAGgtgctggggtgggagtgggtccCTCAAAGGAGGAGACACTAGCGGGGTGAGGGAGGCCCTGTTCCCACAAGGCTCCTGGGGAGCAGCCATCTACTACATGCCCTGGGCTCGGGGGCCACTGGATCAGCCAGGTGCCCGGCGTGGATGTGACTGAAGATGACCTTGAGGGTTCTGCGCTCACATCAACTCTGCTGCGACTGGCTGGGGTCCAAACTCCAGATCTGCCACTTGGCTGGCTGACCCTGGTCAAGTCACCTGACCCCACGAGCCCCAGCTTCCCCATTTACATCATGCTCCTCAAAGGACCCACCTTGGGGCGGAAGCAAAGATTAAGAGACAAGCCACGTAGGtccctagcacagagcctggcccacGGCAATaacaccccccacaccccatcACCAGTGATAATAAATAGAAGCGTTATCATCACTATCTACCTTTAGGAttagagattaaatgagatgatgaacATAAAATGCCCAGTACACAACAGGTGCTTAAAGCCTACTAATTTCATGATAATAGTGACCACTGAGAACTTTCTGTGGGCCAGACACTAAGTCCTTTGTGCATATAACGTAAAAACAGTGCTGAAAAGAATGATAATGGTAAAAAATACAAGGGCTTCGCCCTTGGGTGCCAGGCCTGATGGTGCACGGCTGCGAGGAAATGCCTGCTGTAGCCTGGTCTGGAGGCAGGGCGTGGGCAAGATGATCCAGGGCGGCCCCCAGCATCTCCCCCTCCTCCGaggctccctctgcttcccccactAGGCCTGATTCAGAGACTCTGCCACGTGGGGAGGTGGAAAGACAGCAGGACAGAGCCTT from Canis lupus dingo isolate Sandy chromosome 2, ASM325472v2, whole genome shotgun sequence includes the following:
- the EFHD2 gene encoding EF-hand domain-containing protein D2, which produces MATDELASKLSRRLQLEDEGGAEAPEQPGLNGAAAAAAAGAPDEAAEALGSADGELSAKLLRRADLNQGIGEPQSPSRRVFNPYTEFKEFSRKQIKDMEKMFKQYDAGRDGFIDLMELKLMMEKLGAPQTHLGLKNMIKEVDEDFDSKLSFREFLLIFRKAAAGELQEDSGLHVLARLSEIDVSTEGVKGAKSFFEAKVQAINVSSRFEEEIKAEQEERKKQAEEMKQRKAAFKELQSTFK